From one Gemmobacter sp. genomic stretch:
- a CDS encoding penicillin-binding protein activator has protein sequence MIAVLHRARKSLGKLGLALAALALAACEPVGMTATGPAIDTGAPVPVALLVPGGSGQQTDQLLARSLENAARLAMADLGGVRIDLRVYQTTGQAGEAGAIAQRAVADGARVILGPVFAQEANAAGVAVASQGVNVLSFSNNTDIAGANVFVLGPTFENTANRLVRYAASQGQRRVMIVHERTPAGEVGRAAIARAISGSGSTLVSTMGYAFGQNEVIQAAPQIVANARATGADALFFTADTAGSLPLMSQMLRDQGLSPDQARYLGLTRWDIPQATLALPGVQGGWFALPDPALYQAFQARYQAAYGSAPHPIAGLAYDGIAAVGALVRSGRSDALSGASLTQSSGFAGVSGVFRLKSDGTNERALAVAEIRNRQVVVIDPAQRSFGGLGF, from the coding sequence ATGATCGCCGTTTTGCACCGTGCCCGCAAGTCGCTGGGCAAACTGGGCCTGGCGCTGGCGGCGCTGGCCCTTGCTGCCTGCGAACCCGTCGGCATGACCGCGACCGGCCCGGCGATCGACACAGGCGCCCCGGTGCCCGTCGCGCTGCTGGTTCCGGGCGGGTCCGGGCAGCAGACCGACCAGTTGCTGGCGCGGTCGCTGGAGAATGCCGCGCGGCTGGCGATGGCCGATCTGGGCGGGGTGCGCATCGACCTGCGGGTCTACCAGACCACCGGCCAGGCCGGCGAGGCGGGCGCCATCGCGCAGCGCGCCGTGGCCGATGGCGCGCGGGTGATCCTGGGCCCGGTCTTCGCGCAAGAGGCGAATGCGGCCGGCGTCGCCGTGGCTTCGCAGGGCGTCAACGTCCTGAGCTTTTCGAACAACACCGACATTGCCGGGGCCAACGTCTTTGTCCTTGGCCCGACGTTCGAAAATACCGCCAACCGGCTGGTGCGCTATGCGGCCAGCCAGGGCCAGCGCCGCGTGATGATCGTGCACGAGCGGACCCCGGCGGGCGAAGTCGGCCGCGCGGCCATTGCGCGGGCGATCTCGGGGTCGGGATCGACGCTGGTATCGACCATGGGGTACGCCTTTGGCCAGAACGAGGTCATCCAGGCCGCGCCGCAGATCGTGGCGAATGCCCGCGCGACCGGGGCGGATGCGCTGTTCTTCACCGCCGATACCGCAGGTTCGCTGCCGCTGATGTCGCAGATGCTGCGCGATCAGGGGTTGTCGCCTGATCAGGCGCGCTATCTGGGCCTGACCCGCTGGGACATTCCGCAGGCCACGCTGGCGCTGCCCGGCGTGCAGGGCGGCTGGTTCGCGCTGCCTGACCCCGCGCTTTATCAGGCGTTCCAGGCGCGCTATCAGGCGGCCTATGGATCGGCCCCGCATCCCATTGCCGGGCTGGCCTATGACGGGATTGCCGCCGTCGGGGCGCTGGTGCGGTCGGGGCGCAGCGATGCGCTGTCGGGCGCGTCGCTGACGCAATCCTCGGGCTTTGCCGGTGTCAGCGGGGTGTTCCGCCTGAAATCGGACGGCACCAACGAACGGGCGCTGGCCGTGGCCGAGATCCGCAACAGACAGGTGGTGGTGATTGATCCTGCCCAAAGAAGCTTCGGCGGCCTCGGGTTCTGA
- a CDS encoding YifB family Mg chelatase-like AAA ATPase, whose product MVAKTFTVAFEGVEARLVEVQCACVPGMPSFGIVGLPDKAVSEARERVKAALNALSIALPAKRVTINLSPADLPKEGSHFDLAIAVALLAELEIVPKEAAEGAVALGELALDGRLVPVLGALPAALAAAEADKTMICPRACGPEAAWVAAAHVLGASTLAEVLRHFTGQIALPAATAGEVAMPPTSRDLRDVKGQERAKRALEIAAAGRHHVMMVGAPGSGKSMLAARLPGILPPLTPLEALETSMIHSLAGLLSDGGISRARPFREPHHTASMAAIIGGGRGAKPGEVSLAHNGVLFLDELPEFTRPVLETLRQPIEMGEVMVARANAHVRYPCRFLLVAAANPCRCGHLADAARACSRAPGCGEDYLGRISGPLIDRFDLRLEVPPVAFSDLDLPPSGDSSAVVAARVAAARQVQTARYAAHAGVRVNADAEGALLEQVATPDAEGKALLVRVAERFKLSARGYHRVLRVARTIADLDGSAAVRLPHVAEAVGYRLAIGTPA is encoded by the coding sequence ATGGTGGCCAAGACCTTTACGGTGGCCTTCGAAGGGGTCGAGGCGCGGCTGGTCGAGGTGCAATGCGCCTGCGTGCCCGGGATGCCGTCGTTCGGCATTGTCGGCCTGCCCGACAAGGCGGTGTCCGAGGCGCGCGAACGGGTGAAGGCGGCGCTGAACGCGCTGTCCATCGCCTTGCCGGCCAAGCGGGTCACCATCAACCTGTCACCGGCCGACCTGCCCAAGGAAGGGTCGCATTTCGACCTGGCCATTGCCGTGGCACTGCTGGCGGAACTGGAGATCGTGCCGAAAGAGGCGGCCGAGGGCGCGGTGGCGCTGGGGGAACTGGCGCTGGACGGGCGGCTGGTGCCGGTGCTGGGGGCGCTGCCGGCAGCCCTTGCGGCGGCCGAGGCCGACAAGACCATGATCTGCCCCCGCGCCTGCGGCCCAGAAGCCGCCTGGGTCGCCGCCGCCCATGTGCTGGGCGCCAGCACCCTGGCCGAGGTGCTGCGCCATTTCACCGGCCAGATCGCCTTGCCCGCCGCCACCGCCGGCGAGGTGGCGATGCCCCCCACCTCGCGCGATCTGCGCGACGTCAAGGGGCAGGAACGCGCCAAGCGCGCGCTGGAAATCGCGGCAGCCGGGCGGCACCATGTGATGATGGTGGGGGCGCCGGGCTCGGGCAAATCCATGCTGGCCGCCCGCTTGCCGGGGATCCTGCCGCCGCTGACCCCGCTGGAGGCGCTGGAAACCTCGATGATCCATTCGCTGGCGGGGCTGTTGTCCGACGGTGGCATCAGCCGTGCCCGACCGTTCCGCGAACCGCATCATACCGCCTCGATGGCGGCGATCATCGGGGGCGGGCGGGGGGCGAAACCGGGCGAGGTGTCGCTGGCCCATAACGGCGTGCTGTTCCTGGACGAACTGCCCGAATTCACCCGCCCCGTTCTGGAAACCCTGCGCCAGCCGATCGAGATGGGCGAGGTCATGGTGGCCCGTGCCAATGCCCATGTGCGCTATCCCTGCCGGTTCCTGCTGGTCGCGGCGGCGAACCCCTGCCGTTGCGGTCATCTGGCCGATGCCGCCCGCGCCTGCTCCCGCGCGCCCGGCTGTGGCGAGGATTATCTGGGCCGCATCTCTGGCCCGCTGATCGACCGTTTCGACCTGCGGCTGGAGGTGCCGCCGGTCGCCTTTTCCGACCTCGATCTGCCGCCGTCGGGCGACAGTTCCGCCGTGGTCGCCGCCCGGGTAGCGGCCGCGCGGCAGGTGCAGACGGCGCGCTATGCCGCGCATGCCGGGGTGCGGGTGAATGCCGATGCCGAAGGCGCGCTGCTGGAACAGGTCGCCACCCCGGATGCCGAAGGCAAGGCGCTGCTGGTGCGCGTAGCCGAACGCTTCAAACTGTCGGCACGGGGCTATCACCGGGTGCTGCGGGTGGCGCGCACCATCGCCGATCTGGACGGGTCGGCCGCGGTGCGCCTGCCGCATGTGGCCGAGGCGGTAGGTTACCGCCTGGCCATCGGCACGCCGGCGTGA
- the gshB gene encoding glutathione synthase codes for MKVALQMDPIGSVNIDADSTFRIGLEAQARGHSLFYYTPDRLAFSEGRVTARGWPVELRRVKGDHVSYGPETEVDLGEFDVVWLRQDPPFDMGYITTTHILEMIHPRTLVVNDPFWVRNSPEKLLVLRFPDLTPPTTIARDLATIRAFKQKHGDIILKPLYGNGGAGVFRLDENDRNLSSLYELFTGMSREPMIVQKFLPAVAKGDKRVILVDGEAVGAINRVPQAGETRSNMHVGGRPEPVGLTERDREICARIGPVLRDKGQVFVGIDVIGDWLTEINVTSPTGIQELERFDGTNTAALIWQAIEAKRAAQR; via the coding sequence ATGAAGGTAGCCTTGCAGATGGACCCGATCGGGTCGGTCAACATCGACGCGGACAGCACGTTCCGCATCGGGCTGGAGGCTCAGGCACGGGGCCATTCCCTGTTCTACTATACGCCGGATCGGCTGGCATTTTCCGAAGGCCGGGTGACGGCCCGTGGCTGGCCGGTGGAACTGCGCCGCGTCAAGGGTGATCATGTCAGCTACGGACCCGAGACCGAGGTCGATCTGGGCGAATTCGACGTGGTCTGGCTGCGCCAGGATCCGCCGTTCGACATGGGCTACATCACCACGACGCATATCCTGGAAATGATCCATCCCAGGACGCTGGTGGTGAACGACCCGTTCTGGGTGCGCAACAGCCCGGAAAAGCTGCTGGTGCTGCGGTTCCCCGACCTGACCCCGCCGACCACCATCGCGCGGGATCTGGCGACGATCCGGGCATTCAAGCAGAAGCATGGCGATATCATCCTGAAGCCGCTTTACGGCAATGGCGGGGCGGGGGTGTTCCGGCTAGACGAGAATGACCGCAACCTGTCCTCGCTCTATGAGCTGTTCACCGGCATGAGCCGCGAGCCGATGATCGTGCAGAAGTTCCTGCCGGCCGTGGCAAAAGGCGACAAGCGGGTGATTCTGGTGGATGGCGAGGCGGTCGGGGCAATCAACCGGGTGCCGCAGGCGGGTGAGACGCGGTCGAACATGCATGTGGGCGGCCGGCCCGAGCCTGTGGGCCTGACCGAACGCGACCGCGAGATTTGCGCCCGGATCGGGCCGGTGCTGCGGGACAAGGGGCAGGTCTTTGTCGGCATCGATGTGATCGGCGACTGGCTGACCGAGATTAATGTGACCTCGCCCACCGGGATTCAGGAGCTGGAGCGGTTCGACGGCACCAACACCGCCGCGCTGATCTGGCAGGCGATCGAGGCGAAGCGGGCCGCGCAGCGGTGA
- the ugpA gene encoding sn-glycerol-3-phosphate ABC transporter permease UgpA, which produces MQTKRTIFPNKGLPWLLIGPQMIVTAIFFLWPSAQAIWTSFRREDPFGLNTTFVGLANYARLFDSGEWLAAAGRTAVFSVAVTALSMLAALVLALAANRVLRGSRIYTTLLVWPYAVAPVVAGVLWWFLFNPTIGILPLALSALGIDWNHRVNGDQAMILIVIAASWKQVSYNFLFFLAALQSVPKSLIEAAAIDGASPFRRLRDIVLPLISPTTFFLLIVNINYAMFDTFAIIDATTSGGPAGATNILVYKVYADGFLGLNLGSSSAQSVVLMLVVVALTFVQFRYVERKVQY; this is translated from the coding sequence ATGCAGACCAAACGCACGATCTTTCCGAACAAGGGCCTGCCCTGGCTGCTGATCGGGCCGCAGATGATCGTCACGGCGATCTTCTTTCTGTGGCCCTCGGCGCAGGCGATCTGGACATCGTTCCGGCGCGAGGATCCCTTCGGGCTGAACACCACCTTCGTGGGCCTTGCCAACTATGCCCGCCTGTTCGACAGCGGCGAATGGCTGGCGGCAGCCGGGCGCACGGCGGTGTTTTCCGTGGCCGTCACGGCACTGTCGATGCTGGCCGCGCTGGTGCTGGCGCTGGCCGCCAACCGGGTGCTGCGCGGATCGCGGATCTATACCACGCTGCTGGTCTGGCCCTATGCGGTGGCGCCGGTGGTGGCGGGCGTGCTGTGGTGGTTCCTGTTCAACCCCACCATCGGCATCCTGCCGCTGGCCTTGTCGGCACTGGGGATCGACTGGAACCACCGGGTGAACGGCGATCAGGCGATGATCCTGATCGTGATTGCCGCATCGTGGAAACAGGTGTCCTACAACTTCCTGTTCTTCCTTGCCGCGCTGCAATCGGTGCCGAAATCGCTGATCGAGGCGGCGGCGATCGACGGCGCCAGCCCGTTCCGCCGCCTGCGCGACATCGTGCTGCCGCTGATTTCGCCGACGACGTTCTTCCTGCTGATCGTGAACATCAACTACGCCATGTTCGACACCTTCGCGATCATCGACGCCACCACATCGGGCGGGCCGGCAGGGGCCACGAACATTCTGGTCTACAAGGTTTATGCCGACGGGTTCCTTGGGCTGAACCTTGGCTCGTCCTCGGCACAGTCGGTGGTGCTGATGCTGGTGGTGGTGGCGCTGACCTTTGTCCAGTTCCGCTATGTCGAACGCAAGGTGCAATACTGA
- a CDS encoding YraN family protein translates to MGGLVGYLSGVAAEGAVERHYESAGRPIAARRWRGKWGEIDLIAREGDTVVFIEVKKAATHARAAERLGPRQVRRIWAAASEFLDGEPKGSLTDVRFDVALVDSLGRIEIRENAYAA, encoded by the coding sequence ATGGGCGGTCTGGTGGGCTATCTGTCGGGTGTTGCGGCCGAAGGCGCGGTTGAGCGGCACTACGAATCGGCCGGCCGGCCGATTGCGGCCCGCCGCTGGCGCGGAAAATGGGGCGAGATCGACCTGATCGCGCGCGAAGGCGATACGGTCGTGTTCATCGAGGTGAAAAAGGCCGCCACCCACGCCCGCGCGGCCGAACGGCTGGGGCCGCGCCAGGTGCGCCGCATCTGGGCGGCGGCTTCGGAATTTCTGGATGGCGAACCGAAGGGGTCGTTAACGGATGTCCGGTTCGATGTGGCGCTGGTCGATTCCCTTGGCCGCATCGAAATCCGCGAGAATGCCTACGCGGCCTGA
- the rsmI gene encoding 16S rRNA (cytidine(1402)-2'-O)-methyltransferase, with translation MTDDIPPTRPGARRPEPGLHLVATPIGAARDITLRALDILAGADLLAAEDTRTLRHLMEIHGIPLGGRHIVAYHDHNGDVARPRILAALAEGKSVAYASEAGTPLVADPGMKLARAAIDAGHRVLAAPGPSAVLAALSVAGLPTDRFLFAGFPPSAAGARRSWMAELAAVPATLVIYESPKRVSRTLGELCEVLGGERLGALCRELTKRFEDVSRGTLEQLAGQFAGQEPKGEIVLVIDRAGETAPAEGEVEAALARALMVPGARVKDVATEVAARFGLARRDVYQMALKQAERE, from the coding sequence ATGACCGACGACATTCCGCCGACCAGACCCGGCGCCCGACGCCCCGAGCCGGGCCTGCACCTGGTCGCGACCCCGATCGGCGCGGCCCGCGACATCACCTTGCGCGCGCTGGATATTCTGGCCGGGGCCGATCTGCTGGCCGCCGAAGACACCCGGACCCTGCGCCACCTGATGGAGATCCATGGCATCCCGCTGGGGGGGCGCCACATCGTGGCCTATCACGACCATAACGGCGATGTGGCCCGCCCCCGGATCCTGGCTGCGCTGGCCGAGGGAAAATCGGTCGCCTATGCCTCCGAGGCGGGGACGCCGCTGGTGGCCGACCCGGGCATGAAGCTGGCCCGCGCCGCCATAGATGCCGGGCACCGCGTGCTGGCGGCCCCCGGCCCCTCGGCTGTACTGGCCGCGCTGAGCGTGGCGGGGCTGCCGACCGACCGCTTCCTGTTCGCAGGATTTCCTCCATCTGCCGCAGGAGCGCGGCGCAGCTGGATGGCGGAACTGGCAGCCGTGCCGGCAACGCTGGTGATCTACGAAAGCCCGAAACGCGTTAGCAGAACATTAGGGGAATTGTGCGAGGTTCTGGGTGGGGAACGGCTGGGGGCGCTGTGCCGGGAACTCACCAAGCGATTCGAGGATGTGTCGCGCGGAACGCTGGAACAGCTGGCAGGGCAATTCGCCGGGCAGGAACCCAAGGGCGAAATCGTGCTGGTGATCGACCGGGCGGGGGAAACCGCCCCGGCCGAGGGCGAGGTAGAGGCGGCATTGGCCCGGGCCCTGATGGTGCCCGGGGCCAGGGTCAAGGATGTGGCGACCGAGGTTGCGGCAAGGTTCGGCCTTGCGCGGCGCGATGTGTATCAGATGGCCTTGAAACAGGCCGAACGGGAGTAG
- a CDS encoding alpha/beta hydrolase fold domain-containing protein produces the protein MSWRLGLLRLLLRHGAKPRLARLATPDQARQQFLRVASVLPAPPFLLNLPGAAPLHRITAGPVEEDAVILWFHGGAYVAGAPGTHAAMLGRLSRLSRLAVIAPDYRKAPEHPAPAAYDDARAAHAALLHQGWPARRIVLGGDSAGGGLALALLADLCARGLRPACCIVFSPWTDMTLSGASLRANAAADPLLPVSRIEEARAQVIGGLAPDDPRLSPLHARYTNPPPVLIQVGGDEILLDDSRRMADRLRDAGAEVVLEEWPRAPHVWQFFDGWLPEARAALRNVARFARHHAGVPMARR, from the coding sequence GTGAGCTGGCGGCTGGGCCTACTGCGGCTGCTCTTGCGCCATGGCGCCAAGCCGCGGCTGGCCCGGCTGGCCACGCCCGATCAGGCCCGCCAGCAGTTCCTGCGCGTGGCGTCGGTGCTGCCCGCGCCGCCGTTCTTGCTGAACCTGCCCGGTGCAGCGCCGCTGCATCGCATCACGGCGGGGCCGGTCGAGGAGGACGCGGTGATTCTGTGGTTTCACGGCGGTGCCTATGTCGCCGGCGCGCCCGGGACGCATGCCGCCATGCTGGGCCGGCTGTCGCGGCTGTCCCGGCTTGCCGTGATCGCGCCCGATTACCGCAAGGCCCCCGAACACCCCGCGCCAGCCGCCTATGACGATGCCCGGGCAGCCCATGCCGCCTTGCTGCACCAGGGCTGGCCAGCGCGGCGGATCGTGCTGGGGGGCGACAGTGCGGGCGGGGGGCTGGCGCTGGCGTTGCTGGCCGATCTGTGCGCGCGCGGTCTGCGACCTGCCTGCTGCATCGTCTTTTCGCCCTGGACGGACATGACGCTGTCGGGCGCCAGCCTGCGGGCCAATGCCGCTGCCGACCCCCTGCTGCCGGTTTCGCGGATCGAGGAGGCGCGGGCGCAGGTCATCGGCGGCCTTGCGCCCGACGACCCCCGGCTATCGCCCTTGCACGCCCGCTACACCAACCCGCCGCCGGTGCTGATCCAGGTGGGCGGCGACGAAATCCTGCTGGATGATTCGCGGCGCATGGCGGACCGGCTGCGCGATGCGGGGGCCGAGGTGGTGCTGGAGGAATGGCCGCGCGCCCCGCATGTCTGGCAGTTCTTCGACGGCTGGCTGCCCGAGGCGCGGGCCGCCCTGCGCAATGTTGCCCGTTTTGCCCGCCATCACGCCGGCGTGCCGATGGCCAGGCGGTAA
- the ugpB gene encoding sn-glycerol-3-phosphate ABC transporter substrate-binding protein UgpB: MTRQLIGTLLATAALCGPAMAQTEVQWWHAMGGELGAKLEAIAADFNGTQKDYKIVPVYKGSYPETLTAAIAAFRAKEQPAIVQVFEVGTGTMMAAKGAVYPVYKLMADQGKTFDTSAYLGPVVGYYSDPQGNVLSLPFNSSTPIMYYNKDVFAKAGLNPEVAPKTWADVEAFSKKIVDSGAAKCGFTTGWVSWVQLENLSAIHDRPYGTRENGFAGLDTEFAFNGDVQVKHWENLKKWADAGLFQYGGPVGGNDAPPKFYTQECAIYMNSSASRAGVINNAKDFKVGFAPLPYYDDVIAEPKNSIIGGATLWVLNGRKDTEYKGVAAFFDYLSSAEVQAEWHQATGYLPITNATYDLGVTQGYYAANPGSDVAIQQITRGTPTANSKGIRFGNLTQVRDVIDSEFEALLGGQKTAKAALDSAVTRGNAILRDFEAANK, from the coding sequence ATGACAAGACAGCTGATCGGAACCCTGCTGGCCACCGCCGCCCTGTGCGGCCCGGCCATGGCCCAGACCGAAGTGCAATGGTGGCACGCCATGGGGGGCGAGCTGGGCGCCAAGCTGGAAGCGATCGCTGCCGATTTCAACGGCACGCAGAAAGACTACAAGATCGTCCCCGTCTACAAGGGCAGCTACCCCGAGACGCTGACCGCCGCCATCGCCGCTTTTCGCGCCAAGGAACAGCCCGCCATCGTGCAGGTGTTCGAGGTGGGCACCGGCACCATGATGGCCGCCAAGGGCGCGGTCTATCCGGTTTACAAGCTGATGGCGGATCAGGGTAAAACCTTCGATACCTCGGCCTATCTGGGCCCGGTCGTCGGCTATTACTCGGACCCGCAGGGCAATGTGCTGTCGCTGCCGTTCAACTCCTCCACGCCGATCATGTATTACAACAAGGACGTGTTCGCCAAAGCCGGGCTGAACCCGGAGGTCGCCCCGAAAACCTGGGCCGATGTCGAGGCGTTCTCGAAAAAGATCGTCGACTCGGGCGCGGCGAAATGCGGCTTTACCACCGGCTGGGTCAGCTGGGTGCAGCTGGAAAACCTGTCGGCCATCCATGACCGCCCCTATGGCACCAGGGAAAACGGCTTTGCCGGGCTGGATACCGAATTCGCCTTCAACGGCGATGTGCAGGTCAAGCACTGGGAAAACCTCAAGAAATGGGCCGATGCCGGCTTGTTCCAATATGGCGGCCCGGTGGGCGGCAACGATGCCCCGCCCAAGTTCTACACCCAGGAATGCGCGATCTACATGAACTCGTCGGCCAGCCGTGCCGGCGTGATCAACAACGCCAAGGACTTCAAGGTCGGCTTTGCCCCGCTGCCCTATTATGACGACGTGATCGCCGAGCCGAAGAACTCGATCATCGGCGGCGCCACGCTTTGGGTGCTGAACGGCCGCAAGGACACGGAATACAAGGGCGTCGCGGCGTTCTTCGACTATCTGTCCTCGGCCGAGGTGCAGGCGGAATGGCATCAGGCGACGGGCTATCTGCCGATCACCAATGCAACCTACGATCTGGGCGTGACGCAGGGCTATTATGCCGCCAACCCCGGGTCGGACGTGGCGATCCAGCAGATCACCCGCGGCACCCCCACCGCCAATTCCAAGGGCATCCGGTTCGGCAACCTGACCCAGGTCCGCGACGTGATCGACAGCGAGTTCGAGGCCCTGCTGGGCGGCCAGAAAACCGCCAAGGCCGCCCTGGACAGCGCCGTCACCCGCGGCAATGCGATCCTGCGCGACTTCGAAGCAGCCAACAAGTGA